Genomic segment of Eupeodes corollae chromosome 2, idEupCoro1.1, whole genome shotgun sequence:
GCTGCAAAGGTTAATCGCATGCGAAACCTGGAAGTGATTGCTGAGTCCCTTGTTGAGCAAAACCTTTGCGCCTTCGAAGGTCACCGCCATAATATCTGCACaagaaaaaaagacaataatttTCGATGTCAAACTTTGGAATTACACAAATATTTGCACGCAACCAGGAAAATAGGTTATGTCATCATTATCGCACGGCGGCGGCCGCAGCCGCGgttatcaataaattaattcctCTTCTACTTGCTCAAGGGTTTTCAATGGTTTTAGCTTTTCTTTTATCTTAGAACTTACCTTTAGTTTTCTTGTGCAATTCCTCAACTGTTCCAGGATTCTCTAGGTTGCTCTTGCCAATGGAGGCAGTAGCAGCTGAGGGGGTTTGAACTGTGGCTGGTGCTGGAACTGGAGCCGCAAGCAAAGAGTCAGGAATGCCCATTTTGGGGTCATTTTTCGATGCAGCCATTACATTGCCCATGATTAGggatatttgttaatttaatttatgttaattttggatttttgaggATGAATAGAAAAACACACtacaagaaaattcaaaatgttcgaTTTCTTCTTCGATCCGTCTCCGTCCGTCCGTAATGAAAAATTTTTTCGTGAAGAAAAGTTGTAGAGAATTTTTGACAGCAactgtcttttttgtgtttgtgtgaGTGAGTGTGGTTGACACACACGCACGTGCCTGTTGGTGAATTCTTTTTCTATCTGTCAAATGTTGGTGAAATAGTGAGTGGAATTGGGGTTTTTTCGGAACGGTTATCTTTTCTGTGGAGTTTACATTGGATAAAAATAAGGGCCTTACCaacaataaatgtttaaaagcaTGTTTAGGTATCGTTGAGTTAAATTCTAAGAGCGAGTTAATTTGCCTATATACtaataaccaaaataaacaTGTCTTTTATTAATTAGCCTTCTATTACAATATCTACTATATTCTCCGTCAGCCGAATTTTGTCCAAGGAAAGGAAATGTAGActccattttatccacagggaacataacttggcttcaaaaatatttgttgtttgcaAAACTATGTTCCTCcgccccaaagtttcaatagttacagcaaattttaatattgaaggtatatacattatgtatgcAGAACGACAACCTtctggcaaatttattgtttataatattattataaagtcttcttttgcaattccaaaactacaattgttttatttatttaacaacaattaaaagagattactaatgttttgtctatacaaaaaatgtcacatatgggttagaatagatagaagactgcggctgcgtcttaggtggtccattcggaaagtccaattttgggtaactttttcgagcatttcggccggaatagcccgaatttcttcggaaatgttgtcttccaaagctggaatagttgctggcttatttgtgtagactttagacttgacgtagccccacaaaaaatagtctaaaggcgtcaaatcgcatgatcttggtggccaacttaccggtccattaattgagatgaattgttctccgaagttttccctcaaaatggccatagaatcgcgtgctgtgtggcatgtagcgccatcttgttgaaaccacatgtcaaccaagttcagttcttccatttttggcaacaaaaagattgttagcattgaacgatagcgatcgccattcaccgtaacgttgcgtccaacagcatctttgaaaaaatacggtccaatgattccaccagcgtacaaaccacaccaaacagtgcatttttcgggatgcatgggcagttcttgtaCGGCTTCTGGTTggtcttcactccaaatgcggcaattttgcttatttacgtagccattcaaccagaaatgagcctcatcgctgaacaaaatttgtcgataaaaaagcggattttctgccaacttttctagggcttattcactgaaaattcgacgttgcggcagatcgttcggcttcagttcttgcacgagctgtattttatacggttttacaccaagatctttgcgtaaaatcttccatgtggtcgaataacacaaacccaattgctgcgaacggcgacgaatcgacatttcatggtcttcagcaacactctcagaaacagacgcaatattctcttctgtacgcactgtacgcattcgtgtggttggtttcatgtccaataaagtaaactgagtgcgaaacttggtcacaatcgcattaattgtttgctcacttggtcgattatgtagaccataaatcggacgtaaagcgcgaaacacatttcgaaccgaacactgattttggtaataaaattcaatgatttgcaagcgttgctcgttagtaagtccaTTCATGATGatatgtcaaagcatactgagcatctttctctttgacaccatgtctgaaatcccgcgtgatctgtcaaatactaatgcatgaaaatcctaacctcaaaaaaatcatcctttatAAAACAGTATTGTTGTCTGTCAGATTGGCAAATgcgatttaatttttgattcttTAGTTTATTAGAATACAAATGttcattgcttttttattttattttgttgatatttatatttaacataatatttcatttgcatatatttcaaattgttttgtttattagaaatactcattaataaatatgtttctatatttcaaaacctcttaaagatataaataaagAGTTGTGTAGTTTTGGCCattaatttttatgtaaaattcaTCTTTCGTTAAACTTTCCTTCCCGAagtagaaaaatctaattcttttataaattggacAAATTGCCACAAGGTGGAAAGTATTTTCAGCTAGATCCAAGTTACAAATTGAGCATATTCCATTTGTGTTATCTTTAAATGCCCGAGCATTAATATTAAGAAGCCCTCCTATTGCCTTACAAATCAATGATATGACTTTAGCTTGCAAAACatcattaaaatataactcATTTTTCGTAAATTCAATACGACAATATTCATCATGAAACTCTGACATTCGTGCcatttctacatttttttcCCAAGCCTTTCTTATTAAAGTTTCAATAACGTCTTTATGTTTCAAACTCCaatcggttttcatgaatccctgcttcattggattagtaattacctttcgaatcgttcaatacaagtagtattggatggattcaagtctgaaaaccataaaataaatgctggtgtgccccagggctctgttttatctccaacactctttctcatttttattaatgatcttctgtctgtaacatctaatccaatacattgtttccctgacgataatactcttagcttttcatattcgttttcagactcacatccctcttcttcggatgtggaactgcaacgacaaaatatgataaggtcattaaattccgatctaaacagcattgttcaatggggattaaaaaaccgcgtggaatttaatgcttcgaaaacgcaatgctgtcttgtatcgttaaagcgagacatacccccattgccattatccatggatggaacttgcatcaatgagactgaacacctcgatattctcggtatgtgtgtcaccaaccacctcttgtggaatgatcacatacgcgatgtctccaaaaatgccgcaaggtgtttgggttttcttaggcgatgcaagaaatatttcaccccttctgatctggctgttatctacaagacttacatacgtccaaagcttgagtataactcccatctctgggctggtgctcctgcaacttacttaagcctcttggatagtattgaacgtagagcatttaaattgatagatgataatatcatcataagttcatttacttcgcttgaacatcgtcgtaaggtctcttgtctgacccttttttaccgttattttaacggcttatgctctagtgaaatagccagctgcattcctccccttaaacagttcaaccgtaatactcgcgcttctaggaatgctcatcagtataccctcgagcccaacttcggtcgtactgtcaaatacagagattcgttctttagccgtactacgcgaatgtggaatgccttaccacactctgtctttcctagtcattgcaatattcaggaattcaaaaccaatgtgcaccgacatctccttttaaaccctctctcctcttcctagtgctcacactgtgcatctgcataataagggtagtaatatccccttgagtgtgtgtttattataaaaaaaaaaaaaaatcaattttttgagaataaaaGTTCAATTCCATTCCAGCATCACCAAAAACTTTAACCCAATCATTAACCCAGAATGTTGACTTTTGAATTGTTTCCTCTGCTAATATTTTTGGGAGTTGGTTTCTTGGATAACTAAAAACTTTCCGAATGTACTGAAAATGTTAGTTGAGAGTGAATATACACATTTTGTTGATACCAGTTTAGAGGTGCAACATATAGTTGGGAGTGTTTTTTGAAGGAAATAGCATTTTTTCAGGAAAAAACGTAAACGTTTTTCAACGTCTTCATGTTCACACTGTCCCCAAATAGGTGCCGCATAACACACGATAGATCTTGAAGCTGCctcaaaaattttcaacttattGCTTAAGGAAATATTCTGATTACTAATAAAAGAAGAACACGAGAAAttcattgcattttttgagcttGTTAATTTGTTTACCAAATGTTTCTTGTATTTGAGATTGTAAGTTAATAGTACCCCAAGGTATTGGTATTCATTCACTTCATCAATTTCGGAACTATTAAGGGACCATTTTTGATCAAGCGGACGTCTTGCACCTTTTcggaaaaccaaacattttgattttgacgGATTAATAATTAACTTCCAACGTTTGCAGTACTCTGCAAGTTTATTAATCATGCTTTGAAGTTCTTGAACCAAATCATCAGCGTAAAGAAAcaccttcatttttttttcatttcatcattTAAATAGATTGCGAACAAAGTTTGGCTTGGCTTGCAGCCTTGCTTTACATCTTGGCGGACATTAAAAAAGTTAGACCATGAATACCATCCCATACTGCTGACTCAGTATCACaataaagaattttcaaaaaccttacaattttgtttgaccTACCAATGGATCTCAGTTTAAACAAAAGAGTATTTCTTGGAATCGTGTCAAAAGCCGatttcaagtaaaaaaaaaagtgaaaacctttttgttttgtttaaattttaagtgaacAATGCTATTTAGGTTGAAAACATTGTCAATGGTCGAGTAACCTTTGCGAAAACCGACTTGATACTCATTTAACACATGATTTTCTTCCAGCCATTCATTGATGCGATTTATAACCAAGCTAATAAACAACTTATAAAGAGTTTCCGACAGAGATAAACCACGATAATTAACAACTTTATTTAggtcacattttttaaaaataggaacaaTAATCGACTGACGAAACGAAGTTGGAATTGTTTTCCGTTGACAAAAGGCTACAAAAATAATCTTTGAAACAGTCTACGGATAAGTTAGCACcaacaataattgttttatttttaagtgaatttgtCACCAATCCTTATAGTTTCTTATATTAATAAGCTATCTTACCCTCAAcgaatcaattttgtatttctggTATACTCTTAAGCAAGTAAAAATTTTCCACCTATGCGTCAAACCATTCATTTTTTGGATCATATTGGTAAGATGCGTTTCTAAAATAACTAGAACTcaagattttatgttttattttatcagtttgaatattaatatttgtaagACTGTTATATTCATTCAAAATTACAAGTCGGTCCAGTTTAATTTGATACTCGTGAAACATGCTTGGATGCCAGTTCTGGCATTCAAATCCCCCAAAAAGGTCAAAATACAAAAGTGAACATTCTTTGCATTTACATCTaccataataattaattaaagttggaTAACCAACTCGTGCGGTTTAGGTACCTTGGaataaaaaatacacttttactattaaataaacctttaagtataataattatcatttaaattaacaaagtttaaatgaaatttactttaaatagaTTTCTTGTAACCAAAAATACATCCACCCTTAGCTCTACCATAGTTAAAGGTTTTGATTGCATCTATCCATCTTACAACACCTGATAATACAACTGCAAGATTCATTACTGATCTTTTGCGGAAAGACATCGCCTTGGCTACAAACAGAGGTGGTGCAATTTCAAGTGAGCTAATTGTATTGACGGGGCTGAAATTCCTTCCCGCAGGATCTTACCAGAAGGATTttgataagttttaaaaagttgttgttCTTCAGGTGATTGCCACAATATTTCTCAATAATCTGTtagtaattttgttaaaaaatttgttagagCCTTGTCCTGTAAAGCGAGGTCAgtgaaaagaaagtttttttttggtgtttctGGCTTTCCACAATGTGCTGGTGCACTCATATCAAAGTTAAGCATCCTGGTCAATAATTTCGGAGGATGACAaagatttcgaaaaaaagtgTATTCAATTAATGGTCAGGTATGTTTGGCTCAGTTTAACactcgaaaaacatttttgttttgttgctttgaaatttggtttaagtcttaaaaccaaattttaaatgttgataCTGGAAAAATGTTCTTCTCAGAGAAGTATCTTAGTAAATGTtgtattttctcaaataatttccttttcttttgggTTGTATGTGATGCAAGTCAGAGCCTTACTGACGTTGTTTCCCTTTGGAGAGGTTCAGCCACAACTTCTGAATATTCCGAGAATCTTTCATATATGTTTTatctggaataaaaaaaaagtattttcaaaacaattgcaAATCATATCGAGAAAATATTCTAATTGTCATCTTAATCATCAAGCCATATTGCATAGCAATCAAATTCTGCAGCATCTTCAATAAAATCCAGAGCGGAAATTTCAGCAATTTCATAATCGATCTCAGAAGGTTCTTCAGGAGGTTCTCCACCATCGGTCTTCTTCTGAGATCGATTAAATTGACTTTAATGGGACCGCGCCTCCTTCTTGTAGCCGTCCCTTGTTCCGGCGTCTATTCAAAGTCACTTGCCTGAAACGtttcagcaatatttttttgccTTACTTTTTcgacttacttttttataaaataatgccACGAACAATCAGCAGACAACATTCAATTCTTAGCCCAatgaaacagcggtaagcaagagttattcgtttgatctcagcgctagtgcggttttctgcgttcatagtGGAGCCTAGGAAGACGAAGTCCTTCAATACTTcaatgacgttttgaccaagacgtcggtgtcgTATGtcttttcttgatgacagcatatgtactttgttttgcctatTAACCATTAAACTCTTTTTTATCGCCTATATACATAATCACATAGTTTGAGTTGTgcactatttttttaagtacgatgataaaaaaaatcgcattacagcgtatcaccttgtctaaaaccttttttgacatcgaaaggttctgttaagttgtttccaacctttatggagcaacgtgaattctccatggtcattctgcacaaacggacgagtttggcagggatgacaAAACTATGAaggcatggctctatacagttcttcactgtagatgctgtcaaatgcggccatgaaatcgatgaagagatggaaGGTGCCGATAGGATGttattgggttttttccaggatctgccgtaatgtgaatatttgatcgactgtggactttcctggtctaaaaccacaccgATAAGGtgtagacgttcacatattatgggcagagaagattttgtaagcgatgttaagtagtcTGATggctctatagttggtgcagtttagtgTAAGTTCATTTTtcacaatactgaggttccatttatcgggcatgttttcttccgaccatgtcttacaaataagttggtgcatgccccttaccaaattatctccagctctTTTGAAATAACTTCAGGAttgatatggcaatctttacatCGTTGCCGTTTTACAGTCTGGAGAAGTGGACCTTCCATATCCACAGCATTGATTGcagttctactatgatgttcccattttcgtccttgcagccttcGAATTCGAAGTTTATATACTTGTGAATTTGGTATTACCTTCTCataatactttcaaaacttCATTTATGCTTTTGAAcgtctcaacatcttcgaccatacgcttctcatgctctctccccttttttcttttaagaagtCGAATATCCTTACTAAATTCAATATTCCGTAATTTCTTCTCAGAATTTtcatccaaaaattaaatttaccgaattttcttatattttgaaacaaatgcaATACATCGTTGCAGTGATTTTAGTACTGGCTTATAATCTActtattaaatgtcaaatgatatGACAGATTCAGAAGTTGAACTTCCTAAATAGTgggattttcaaaattgattctttttttttaaacttcataaATACTTCatgattttgtaaaaacaagaatttagaTTTGTGTTCTTGTGCTGAAAACTTGGCATCACTTTTAGTGACTGTTCAGAAATTGATTTCTAAAACTACCACTCTATGTATTAAATGcgcactttttaattttgatttcaatctCATCTTTGCGCGAAATCAAAAGGGTTTCagttaaatctcaaaaaatttaaaaacttaaataaatacacCCTAAAAATGCCTCCAAAACGTAAAAGAAAAGCTACCGCAGCAACAAGCAAGGTAAtactttaatttgtatttcattcatctaatttatCATCGGTTGTATAAATTCTAGGCTGCTAAAAAGCCCAAGGTTTCGGAAGCGACTGCTGTGGCAGCGGTTACAGGAGAATCAAGTGCCATAGGTACTGGCCCAGTGCTCTTTGTTGAGCATTGCCGCAGCTGAAGCGTATTTAAGCGGCGTGCCATTGATTTGCATAGTAAAATCATTGAGCATCTGCCGAATGTCCAACTTGTCCTAAATCCATCCGGTGCACCGCGTCGCGGGGCTTTCGAATTGTCCCTTGCCAAAACACCCAAAGACGACTCTGAAACATGGAAACTCCTATGGACAGGGCTCAAAAAAGGCCCACCGCGAGCTCAGAAATTCCCAGCAGCTGATGACATCATTGAAACCATCAAGAAGTCCCTTGTAgaataagatttttgttttctgttttgtaaATCCTCCTCCAGTGGTCATATGTCTGGATGAATTGTGGAACGCATGACCAGCATTGGTTAAAGCCATCCCATGGAGGCCAATGTTGTGAATTAAATTTGTCCCTTTTCATCATCTGACGCGACTCTGGGGCAGGATCAGTTATCTTTTTTTGGaactttgtttacttttatgttAATATATCGTCTTTGGAACAATATTGACATGTATGATCTTCTTTACCGCCTTCGTTATCCTTGAGGCAGTCCTCGTATTCAACTAAAAGGTTCTCTAGAGCCGACTGGGCCTCAGAGAACTCGTTCTCGTCCATGCCCTCGCCCGTGTACCAATGCAGATGGGCCTTCCTCTTCGACATGCTCACGAATCCCTCGGACACTCGTCCGAATAGCTGCCGAATGGCCGTTGTGTTGCCAATAAACGTCGACGACATCTTCAGTCCCCTTGGGGGAATATCACAAATGGCAGTCTTCACATTGTTCGGAATCCAATCTACAAAATTCTGAATGTTCTTGTTCCTGGCACTGGTCATGAGTGTGTCCACCTCCTTAGGTGACATTCTGCCCCGAAATATGGCGGCAACGGTGAGGAGTTTGCCCATTTTGAGGTCGATTGCTGCCAGCAGATTGTTCGAGCTGAATATTTGGCTTACAAGTTCACCCACCGATTGCTTGGCATATCTCGTCGATCCCATCGAGGTGAGTGGGGCGAATCCCGGCACTAAGAAATGCAAATTGGGAAAGGGCACCATGTTCACGTAGAGTTTTCGCAGCCCGGAATTCAACTGGCCGGGGAATCTCAAACATGTCGTCACCCCGGACATGGTGTGTGCAATTATGTGGTTCAGGTTCTCGAGAGAGGCTCCGTTCAGCTGCAGCCGGTTGTGGCAGATTTCGTACAAGGCCTCGTTGTCAATGCAGAAGGTCATATGAGTGTTCTGCACCATGTGCGGCAAACACAACACCGAATTGTATGGCTCCACGACCACATCGGAGATCCTCTGCGATGGAATCACACTAAATGTGCAAATCAAATTGTCTGGATACTCCTCGGCGAGATTCCTCATTAACAACGAAGCAAATCCAGACCCAGAGCCACCACCCAACGAATGAATTATTTGAAAGCCTTGAAGAGAATCCACTGATTCCGCTTGCAATCGTGTGACATCCAAAACCCGGTCCATGATCTCTGCACCTTCTGTGTAAAATCCTCGGGCAAAATTATTGCCCGTTCCCTCAGTGCCAGCCACAAATAGGTCGGGATTGTAGAGACCCGTATTCGGACCACATTTGATGTGATCCAAGCTCGATCGATCTGTGTCGACAGCAATGGCCCGGGCATAGAAGTTTCCACGATCGGTTTCGTTGAAGTAGACGTTCATTCGTTCCAGTTGGAGATGAGAAGTGCCAGCAAACTCGCCACTAGCCTTGATTCCATGCTCTCGCGAGATCACATCCCAAAACTAATGGGAAGGTTACGTTAGGTTTGGGTAATGGAAACATGAAAGAGGATTCACACTTACAGCGTCACCAACGAGGTTGCCACATCTTCCAATTTGCAAAGTGATAATTTCGCGCATCactgaaaattttgtaaaaattcgtGTTTTCGAAAGAATGAGGCGTTTTTGAACTGAAAAACAAGTCTATGCACGTCTGGGagggaatttttaaaaaattcaaaaatttaaacaagtaGATTTTTTGAGCTCTGTAAGAGCAGGTGGGGGAGGAGGAAGATGTCCAATTCtaagagaaacaaaaatgaaacattgGAAGttcgtgtttttatttgaaaaagcaaaaataaatataaaaagagccTTGATCGTTAACAAAATGCATTTCCCTTCACATCTACATCGATTTCATTTGAGCCATAAGATCGTCCAAGTCAACTTCTTGTCCAGCTGTAGCGGCAGGTGCCTCCGTTAGATCATCATTTTTGTCTGGTGCGTCGTAGGCGAGTTTCAATCCGGCGACTACGGTAGAAGACGCGGATGCTTCTTCGGGAGCAGAATCGCTGACCAATTCGATTCCCCAATCGTTGGTTTCGTGGAGAGGTTCATCGGCGATTTCTTCGACCACTGCTTGCACCTTGGGTTTGGCTTGGAATTCCTTTTGCCTCGCCTGGCAGTGACGGTCATCACACTGTGTATTGGGCTTGAGGGTCATTTTGGGGAAGAAGTCGTTCATGGCATTGTAGCCCAAGTAGTCCGAGACCTCGCCGAAGCCCAGAAGATACTTCAGAGTGTTCTGGACGAGCATGCCAGCTGTGATGCCCATGGTGGTGGGCAGACTGGCCGCGCACACGCCTTCCCGCTTCAGAGTCTTCTCGTCGATATTCTCTGCGACCACTAGAGGGGGAGCACATGCAAAACAGGCGGTGTCTCCGGGCCTGATGAACTGAATATGTCCCGAGACAGCATTCTCCGAAACTCCTGATTCGAACCAATTTAGACCCAGCTCATTGCAAGCCGTGTTGATGGCCATGCGAGCCTCGAAGTTATCCACACAACTGAGCACCAAATCCACTGGAGTGTTGGGCTCCACTCCACCAGTCTGGATTGTGTTGAGGAACTTGTCGAAGGACTCCATGGTGGTTATGTTGTAGTTGTGGGTTTCAATGCGAACATCAGGGTTGATGAAGGTGAGTGTCTTTGCGGCTGCGTCGACTTTAGAGAGTCCAGCTTGGTCGGGAGTGAAGAACAAACGATTCATGTTGGCCAACTCGACTTTGTCGTAATCAAAGAGGATCAATTTGCCGATGC
This window contains:
- the LOC129945895 gene encoding beta-Tubulin at 65B, which translates into the protein MREIITLQIGRCGNLVGDAFWDVISREHGIKASGEFAGTSHLQLERMNVYFNETDRGNFYARAIAVDTDRSSLDHIKCGPNTGLYNPDLFVAGTEGTGNNFARGFYTEGAEIMDRVLDVTRLQAESVDSLQGFQIIHSLGGGSGSGFASLLMRNLAEEYPDNLICTFSVIPSQRISDVVVEPYNSVLCLPHMVQNTHMTFCIDNEALYEICHNRLQLNGASLENLNHIIAHTMSGVTTCLRFPGQLNSGLRKLYVNMVPFPNLHFLVPGFAPLTSMGSTRYAKQSVGELVSQIFSSNNLLAAIDLKMGKLLTVAAIFRGRMSPKEVDTLMTSARNKNIQNFVDWIPNNVKTAICDIPPRGLKMSSTFIGNTTAIRQLFGRVSEGFVSMSKRKAHLHWYTGEGMDENEFSEAQSALENLLVEYEDCLKDNEGGKEDHTCQYCSKDDILT
- the LOC129945896 gene encoding ubiquitin-like modifier-activating enzyme 5; protein product: MAALDELRARLNDLQEELQKHKTNAKTFRERIDKMTAEVVDSNPYSRLMALQRMGIVKEYERIRDKSVAVVGVGGVGSVTADMLTRCGIGKLILFDYDKVELANMNRLFFTPDQAGLSKVDAAAKTLTFINPDVRIETHNYNITTMESFDKFLNTIQTGGVEPNTPVDLVLSCVDNFEARMAINTACNELGLNWFESGVSENAVSGHIQFIRPGDTACFACAPPLVVAENIDEKTLKREGVCAASLPTTMGITAGMLVQNTLKYLLGFGEVSDYLGYNAMNDFFPKMTLKPNTQCDDRHCQARQKEFQAKPKVQAVVEEIADEPLHETNDWGIELVSDSAPEEASASSTVVAGLKLAYDAPDKNDDLTEAPAATAGQEVDLDDLMAQMKSM